A single Pseudomonas brassicacearum DNA region contains:
- a CDS encoding RHS repeat-associated core domain-containing protein yields MYALDKLLALNNAIGLLVVAAMDPEQPDVEAVFQDFRTCLNDYDAWAESFWAGWALDLEQVFKVGNEVSLAAPKNLDKPISATVVACPAEGPLTLVHMFQAARFVPIGDTPVMLEPVIGGEPGQETFGEPIHHVIGPSGILEVGECWRGQRYRITFFPQVTADHVKALYASYQGVIDELEGWLKAEWEQFQPLWKEFSDAGFLERYGVLQQADLRGFKNALHQLWDDVKQVFGLLADLQANSEKLLEYLTQAELEQLLKASSEAIAKGLMVLSDEPLLFVHVAAFTSWVRMLPPQYAAEVVGELRASVLINFLLVRLTGGLGLGLRMSGNVLGRVSSERARAWLLASSLRLGQLAPDRLNQHADVLKPLVVSQRAALKPTPVGPLHITPEHAAPLSVSNPAAVAREKSQPSTRLSEHEPHDDAPAQSKNPNGDSADTAAQTRTHGCPVSMVTGEELLTLDDGTLDGRLPFVFTRLYRTSAADLDIGLGRGWSHALAHRLLIEGEAVIWIDQENRRTTFPRPSLQRPAIHNSLARAAIYLGTEADELIVAQPGDGAAFLHFRDGHLIALSDRYDNRLTIQRNIYGDISRLDNGARRSLRLRYEHRHLVAIDYQSFHPELLPDEAWRTEQTLVSYRYDGRFRLIEATNAAGESERYDYDDQHVILQRQLAGGASFYWEWQGVGPAVRCVRHWASFAQMDSRYTWGEDGSVTVQNIDGSQEVYVHDERARLVHQVEPDGGEHLKAYDEQGRLIAEQDPLGAVTEYRYDEVGRLVALIPPDEAPTSYEYRNGFLHTRSRGKAVWTYRRNARGDVIVLIGPDGQRTEYAYDAHGQLLATYDPDGGEHRFTWSRLGQLTEEILPDGSRRCFSYDALGRLLSREDEHGALTHYQWDAVGRLLQVTLPNGATRTWRYNAYGKVTAECDEQGRVTRYEYADDLHLVSRRLNPDGSELKYRYDSARLLLTEIENESGEKYQLDYTPNGLIRQQVGFDGQRTAYAYDLNGHLLEKTEHGEDGSQRVTQYQRDAAGRLRVKTLPDGQAIEYRYDELGRLVHVNDGSDHPLAFEYDAQDRLVCEHQGWGTLRYRYDACGRLNHLRLPDDSQLDYHHAPGGALTAIDLNGSRLTEHRFVGGRERQRQQGRLLSDYDYDEQGRLKAQTVWQSRQQQLFWRDYAYSAKGNLQTLSDNRNRRSYQYDPLDRLTRIDFSHSEPPEHFCHDPAGNLMMQDRPGPTTLKGNRLLKEGDRHYDYDAFGNLIRERRGQALVSTYRYDSQHRLIGITTADGRETSYRYDAFGRRISKTVDGLTTEFFWQGDQVVAENSPRHHRSYVYEPGTFRPLAMLDGEGPEKATPFYYHLDHLGTPQELTSYRGQVVWSARYNGYGKLTELQHGGGEQLEQPLRFQGQYFDPESGLHYNRHRYYNPETGRYLTPDPSKLAGGLNGYRYTLNPTGWVDPLGLVECPGKGGCRPAVGEQDPAAKVGVDEGEASPPKPTFLYRGDLRGPEIIFKEGFRSLGKSTDLLLHVWDNRDPPSNFVSTTTDVDVGIDFGTKYRTRKGYLYVLKRIPGRDVNKELPRSDVPYSYEYEIAIPDRVKAEDIIGVTPLKRDGSYVGYSLPNPQRK; encoded by the coding sequence ATGTATGCCCTCGACAAACTCCTGGCCCTGAACAACGCCATCGGCTTGCTGGTGGTGGCGGCCATGGACCCCGAACAGCCGGATGTCGAAGCGGTTTTCCAGGACTTTCGAACCTGCCTGAATGACTACGACGCCTGGGCTGAAAGCTTCTGGGCCGGTTGGGCGTTGGATCTTGAGCAAGTATTCAAGGTCGGCAACGAGGTGTCCTTGGCGGCACCGAAAAACCTGGATAAACCCATCAGCGCCACGGTGGTGGCTTGTCCGGCGGAGGGGCCGCTGACGCTGGTGCACATGTTCCAGGCGGCGCGCTTCGTGCCGATTGGCGACACACCGGTGATGCTGGAGCCGGTCATTGGGGGAGAGCCTGGGCAGGAAACTTTCGGCGAGCCGATCCATCACGTGATCGGCCCCAGCGGTATCTTGGAAGTCGGTGAGTGTTGGCGGGGCCAGCGCTATCGGATCACCTTTTTCCCCCAAGTAACGGCCGATCACGTCAAGGCGTTGTACGCGTCTTACCAAGGCGTGATCGACGAACTTGAGGGCTGGCTGAAAGCGGAGTGGGAGCAGTTTCAACCGCTGTGGAAGGAGTTTTCCGACGCCGGGTTTCTCGAACGCTACGGCGTGTTGCAGCAGGCTGATTTGCGCGGCTTCAAAAATGCCCTGCATCAGCTGTGGGACGACGTTAAACAGGTTTTCGGGCTGTTGGCGGATCTGCAGGCCAACAGCGAAAAGCTGTTGGAGTACCTGACCCAGGCTGAGCTTGAGCAACTGCTGAAGGCGTCCTCCGAGGCGATTGCCAAAGGGCTGATGGTGTTGAGTGACGAGCCGTTGCTCTTCGTCCACGTGGCCGCGTTCACCAGTTGGGTACGAATGTTGCCGCCTCAGTACGCGGCCGAAGTTGTCGGAGAGCTGCGCGCCTCGGTGCTGATCAATTTCCTGCTGGTGCGTTTGACCGGGGGGCTGGGCCTGGGGCTGCGCATGAGCGGAAACGTGCTGGGCCGGGTCAGCTCGGAGCGGGCCCGGGCGTGGTTGCTGGCGTCGAGCCTGAGATTGGGCCAACTCGCCCCCGACCGGCTCAATCAGCATGCAGACGTGCTCAAACCGTTGGTGGTCAGCCAACGCGCAGCTTTAAAACCGACGCCTGTCGGACCTTTGCACATCACTCCTGAACACGCTGCACCGTTGTCCGTCAGTAATCCGGCCGCCGTGGCGCGGGAAAAATCCCAGCCTTCTACCCGCCTGAGTGAACACGAACCCCACGACGACGCCCCCGCCCAATCGAAAAACCCCAACGGCGACAGCGCCGACACCGCGGCCCAGACCCGCACCCACGGCTGCCCGGTGTCGATGGTCACCGGCGAAGAACTGCTGACCCTCGACGACGGCACCCTCGATGGCCGCTTGCCGTTCGTCTTCACCCGTTTGTACCGCACCAGCGCCGCCGACCTGGACATCGGCCTCGGGCGCGGCTGGAGCCATGCCCTGGCCCATCGCCTTTTGATCGAAGGCGAGGCGGTCATCTGGATCGACCAGGAAAACCGCCGCACCACCTTTCCCCGCCCCAGCCTGCAACGTCCGGCGATCCACAACAGCCTGGCCCGCGCGGCGATCTACCTGGGGACCGAGGCGGACGAACTGATCGTCGCTCAACCCGGTGACGGCGCAGCATTCCTGCACTTTCGTGACGGCCATCTGATTGCCCTGAGCGATCGGTATGACAACCGCTTGACCATCCAGCGCAACATCTACGGCGATATCAGCCGCCTGGACAACGGCGCCCGGCGCAGCCTGCGCCTGCGTTACGAGCATCGTCACCTGGTCGCCATCGACTACCAGAGCTTTCACCCTGAACTGCTGCCAGACGAAGCCTGGCGGACCGAACAGACGCTGGTGTCCTACCGCTACGACGGACGTTTCCGACTGATCGAAGCGACCAACGCCGCCGGTGAAAGCGAACGCTACGACTACGACGACCAGCACGTCATCCTCCAGCGACAACTGGCCGGTGGCGCGAGTTTTTATTGGGAATGGCAAGGCGTCGGCCCGGCGGTCCGCTGTGTGCGGCACTGGGCTTCGTTCGCGCAGATGGACAGCCGCTACACCTGGGGCGAGGACGGCAGCGTCACTGTCCAGAATATCGATGGCAGCCAGGAAGTGTACGTCCACGACGAGCGGGCGCGGCTGGTGCACCAGGTCGAGCCCGATGGCGGCGAGCACCTCAAGGCCTACGACGAACAGGGCCGGTTGATCGCCGAGCAGGACCCGCTGGGCGCCGTGACCGAATACCGCTACGACGAGGTCGGACGGTTGGTGGCGTTGATTCCACCGGACGAGGCGCCGACGTCCTACGAATACCGCAACGGTTTCCTGCACACCCGTTCACGCGGCAAGGCCGTGTGGACCTACCGGCGCAATGCCCGCGGCGATGTGATCGTCCTCATCGGCCCGGACGGCCAGCGCACGGAATATGCCTACGACGCTCACGGGCAACTGCTGGCGACGTATGACCCGGACGGTGGCGAACATCGGTTCACCTGGAGTCGCCTGGGCCAACTGACCGAAGAGATCCTGCCCGACGGCAGTCGCCGGTGTTTTTCCTACGATGCCCTGGGGCGTTTACTCAGCCGTGAGGACGAACACGGTGCGCTCACGCACTACCAATGGGACGCTGTCGGCCGGCTGCTGCAAGTCACCTTGCCCAACGGTGCCACCCGGACCTGGCGCTACAACGCCTACGGCAAGGTCACCGCCGAGTGCGATGAGCAGGGGCGGGTCACCCGCTACGAATACGCCGACGACCTGCACCTGGTCAGCCGCCGCCTGAACCCCGACGGCAGCGAACTGAAGTACCGCTACGACTCGGCTCGGCTGTTGCTGACCGAAATCGAAAACGAATCCGGCGAAAAATATCAGCTGGACTACACGCCCAACGGCTTGATCCGACAGCAGGTCGGCTTCGACGGCCAACGCACCGCCTACGCCTACGACCTCAACGGCCACCTGTTGGAAAAAACCGAGCACGGCGAGGACGGTTCGCAACGGGTTACCCAGTACCAGCGTGACGCGGCCGGGCGGCTGCGGGTCAAGACCTTGCCCGACGGCCAGGCCATCGAATACCGCTACGACGAGCTGGGCCGATTGGTCCACGTCAACGACGGCAGCGATCATCCGCTGGCCTTCGAGTACGACGCCCAGGACCGGCTGGTCTGCGAACACCAGGGTTGGGGCACCCTGCGTTATCGCTACGACGCCTGCGGGCGCCTCAACCACTTGCGCCTGCCGGACGACAGCCAGCTCGACTACCACCACGCCCCGGGCGGCGCGCTGACGGCCATCGACCTCAACGGCTCGCGCCTGACCGAACACCGGTTCGTCGGCGGTCGCGAACGGCAACGCCAGCAGGGCCGGCTGCTCAGTGACTACGACTATGACGAACAGGGCCGCCTCAAGGCCCAGACCGTGTGGCAGAGCCGACAGCAGCAACTGTTCTGGCGCGATTATGCCTACAGCGCCAAGGGCAATCTTCAGACCCTTTCCGACAACCGAAACCGCCGCAGCTACCAGTACGACCCGCTGGATCGCCTGACCCGCATCGACTTTTCCCACAGCGAACCGCCGGAACACTTCTGCCACGACCCGGCCGGCAACCTGATGATGCAGGACCGCCCCGGCCCGACCACCCTCAAGGGCAACCGCCTGCTGAAGGAGGGCGACCGCCACTACGACTACGACGCCTTCGGCAACCTCATCCGCGAACGCCGCGGCCAGGCCCTGGTCAGCACCTACCGCTACGATAGCCAGCACCGCCTGATCGGCATCACCACGGCCGATGGCCGCGAAACCTCCTACCGCTACGACGCCTTCGGCCGACGCATCAGCAAGACCGTAGACGGCCTGACCACGGAATTTTTCTGGCAGGGCGACCAGGTCGTCGCCGAAAACAGCCCACGCCACCACCGCAGCTACGTCTACGAACCGGGCACCTTCCGCCCGTTGGCGATGCTCGACGGCGAAGGCCCGGAAAAAGCCACGCCGTTCTACTACCACCTCGACCACCTGGGCACGCCCCAGGAACTGACCAGCTACCGCGGCCAGGTCGTCTGGTCGGCGCGCTACAACGGCTACGGCAAACTCACCGAACTCCAGCACGGCGGCGGCGAACAGCTTGAACAACCCTTGCGTTTCCAGGGCCAATACTTCGACCCCGAAAGCGGCCTGCACTACAACCGCCACCGCTACTACAATCCCGAGACCGGCCGCTATTTGACGCCTGACCCGAGCAAACTGGCGGGTGGGCTCAATGGGTATAGGTACACCCTGAACCCGACGGGGTGGGTGGATCCGTTGGGGTTGGTGGAATGTCCGGGGAAGGGTGGGTGTAGGCCGGCGGTTGGGGAGCAGGATCCGGCGGCGAAGGTTGGGGTGGATGAGGGGGAGGCCTCCCCACCAAAACCTACATTTCTTTATCGTGGAGACTTGAGGGGGCCAGAAATCATTTTTAAAGAAGGTTTTAGGAGCTTGGGGAAAAGCACCGATTTACTGCTTCATGTTTGGGATAACAGAGATCCACCGAGTAATTTTGTCAGTACAACCACGGATGTTGATGTCGGTATCGATTTTGGAACAAAGTATAGGACGCGCAAAGGGTATCTGTATGTCCTAAAGCGAATTCCTGGACGCGATGTAAATAAGGAGCTCCCGCGCAGTGATGTTCCTTATAGCTATGAGTATGAGATTGCAATCCCTGATCGGGTAAAGGCGGAAGATATTATCGGGGTCACTCCACTTAAGAGAGATGGTTCCTATGTTGGGTACTCTTTACCCAACCCTCAAAGGAAATAA
- a CDS encoding GNAT family N-acetyltransferase — MLQMDWLANHMDKCDQMAEWLHREFSYEFAEQSLASWQQEFAAGQHDGRWKCLIAMEHDQLLGGASLASHDLPDRPELGPWLACVFITPEARRRGLAAQLIEGICSHAQEAGIITLFLHTHSQRDYYAKLGWDVLERFEAWGEEQWLMARCL, encoded by the coding sequence ATGCTGCAAATGGATTGGCTCGCTAACCACATGGACAAATGCGACCAGATGGCCGAGTGGCTCCATCGCGAGTTCAGTTATGAATTTGCCGAGCAATCGCTCGCCAGTTGGCAGCAGGAGTTCGCTGCGGGGCAGCATGATGGCCGCTGGAAGTGCCTGATCGCCATGGAACACGACCAGTTGCTCGGCGGCGCTTCACTGGCCAGCCACGACCTGCCTGACCGGCCAGAGCTGGGCCCGTGGCTGGCATGTGTGTTCATCACCCCGGAGGCTCGACGCAGAGGGCTTGCGGCGCAGTTGATCGAAGGCATCTGCAGCCATGCGCAGGAGGCTGGAATCATCACCTTGTTCCTGCACACCCACAGCCAGCGTGATTATTACGCCAAGTTGGGTTGGGACGTGCTGGAGCGCTTTGAGGCTTGGGGGGAAGAGCAGTGGCTGATGGCGCGGTGTTTATAG
- a CDS encoding CDP-alcohol phosphatidyltransferase family protein, whose translation MPSIYQLKPAFQNLLRPMVQRLYNNGITANQVTVLAGLVSVLVGAIIAWFASHPWVFVLVPIWMILRMALNAVDGMLAREFGQQSHLGAYLNELCDIIADVALILPFALFADTSLLLVLLVTLLALFSEYAGVLGAMVGASRRYDGPMGKSDRAFVLGVLATGIALGWLGALWVDGVMAVVAALLVYTLVNRVRHGLSQVKENAPSA comes from the coding sequence ATGCCCTCCATCTACCAACTCAAGCCCGCCTTTCAAAACCTGCTGCGCCCCATGGTTCAACGCCTCTACAACAACGGCATCACCGCCAACCAGGTCACGGTGCTCGCAGGCCTCGTTTCAGTCTTGGTCGGCGCCATCATCGCCTGGTTCGCCAGCCATCCGTGGGTCTTCGTCCTGGTGCCGATCTGGATGATCCTGCGCATGGCGTTGAATGCCGTGGATGGCATGTTGGCGCGTGAGTTCGGCCAGCAATCGCATCTGGGTGCCTACCTCAATGAGCTATGCGATATCATCGCCGACGTTGCCCTGATCCTGCCTTTTGCCCTGTTTGCCGATACCAGTCTGTTGCTCGTGTTGTTGGTCACGCTGTTGGCGTTGTTCAGCGAATACGCCGGCGTGCTCGGGGCGATGGTGGGGGCTTCGCGGCGGTATGACGGGCCGATGGGCAAGAGTGATCGCGCCTTTGTGTTGGGCGTGTTGGCGACCGGCATTGCCCTGGGTTGGCTCGGGGCGCTGTGGGTCGATGGTGTGATGGCGGTGGTTGCCGCCCTGCTGGTTTATACCTTGGTCAATCGGGTCCGTCATGGCCTGAGCCAAGTGAAGGAAAACGCTCCCTCAGCATAA
- a CDS encoding bifunctional alpha/beta hydrolase/class I SAM-dependent methyltransferase: MREAQELTFTTFDGVELFYRHWPAVEAVAGGPRQAVLLFHRGHEHSGRIAHLVDELDLPGFDFFAWDARGHGQSPGERGDSPSFATSARDVQTFCDHIGAAHQIDEANIAVVAQSVGAVIASTWVHDYAPRIRSLVLASPAFKVKLYVPFARPGLALMRKFRGNFFVNSYVKAKFLSHDRERVASYDSDPLITKAISVNVLLGLYEAADRVVADAQAIQVPTQLLISGSDFVVHRKPQEQFFERLGSLHKEKHILPGFFHDTLGEKNRAPAIASARRFILQNFARPLDRPCLLDADRLGATCAEAETLATPLPHNSLRDLYWRMTRASMRFGSKLSAGVKLGFDTGFDSGSTLDYVYRNRPTGTSALGRMIDQNYLNSIGWRGIRQRKLHVEELLRLAMAELRAQDREVRIVDIAAGHGRYILEALQGVSPLPESILLRDYSDINVRDGSALIAEKGLGDIARFVKGDAFDRQDLAALEPKPTLAVVSGLYELFADNQLVGGSLAGLAEAVEPGGFLVYTGQPWHPQLELIARALTSHRAGQAWVMRRRTQAEMDQLVEAAGFRKITLRVDEWGIFSVSLAQRVQ; the protein is encoded by the coding sequence ATGCGTGAAGCCCAGGAACTGACGTTCACCACCTTTGACGGCGTGGAATTGTTCTACCGGCACTGGCCGGCTGTCGAAGCGGTGGCGGGTGGACCCCGCCAGGCGGTGTTGTTGTTTCATCGTGGTCATGAACACTCCGGACGCATTGCGCACCTGGTGGATGAACTGGACCTGCCCGGGTTCGACTTCTTTGCCTGGGACGCGCGCGGCCATGGCCAGTCGCCTGGCGAACGGGGCGACAGCCCGAGCTTTGCCACCAGTGCGCGGGATGTACAGACCTTCTGCGATCACATCGGCGCGGCGCATCAGATCGATGAGGCGAACATCGCCGTGGTCGCACAAAGCGTCGGCGCGGTGATCGCGTCCACCTGGGTCCACGACTACGCGCCGCGCATTCGCTCGCTGGTGCTGGCGTCGCCGGCGTTCAAGGTCAAGCTCTACGTGCCGTTCGCCCGCCCGGGCCTGGCACTGATGCGCAAGTTCCGCGGCAATTTCTTCGTCAACAGTTACGTCAAGGCGAAATTCCTCAGCCATGACCGGGAGCGCGTGGCGTCCTACGACAGCGATCCGTTGATCACCAAGGCCATTTCGGTGAATGTGCTGCTGGGCCTGTACGAAGCCGCCGACCGCGTGGTGGCCGATGCCCAGGCGATCCAGGTGCCGACGCAGTTGCTGATCTCCGGCTCGGACTTTGTCGTGCATCGCAAACCCCAGGAGCAGTTCTTCGAGCGCCTGGGCAGCCTGCATAAGGAGAAGCACATCCTGCCGGGGTTCTTCCACGACACCCTCGGCGAGAAGAACCGCGCGCCGGCCATCGCCAGTGCCCGCCGCTTCATCCTGCAGAACTTTGCCCGACCGCTGGACCGCCCTTGCCTGCTGGACGCCGACCGCCTGGGCGCGACCTGCGCCGAAGCCGAAACCTTGGCCACGCCGCTGCCGCACAATTCGTTGCGCGACCTCTACTGGCGCATGACCCGCGCCAGCATGCGCTTTGGCAGCAAGTTGTCGGCCGGGGTGAAGCTGGGCTTCGACACCGGGTTCGACTCCGGCAGTACCCTGGATTACGTCTACCGCAACCGCCCCACCGGCACCTCGGCGCTGGGCAGGATGATCGACCAGAATTACCTGAACTCCATCGGCTGGCGCGGCATTCGCCAACGCAAGTTGCATGTCGAGGAGTTGCTGCGCCTGGCGATGGCCGAGTTGCGCGCACAGGACCGCGAGGTGCGCATCGTCGACATCGCCGCCGGCCATGGCCGCTACATTCTCGAAGCGCTGCAAGGCGTCAGCCCGTTGCCCGAGTCGATCCTGCTGCGCGACTACAGCGACATCAACGTGCGCGACGGCAGTGCGCTGATCGCGGAAAAAGGCCTGGGCGATATCGCCCGATTCGTCAAAGGCGATGCCTTCGACCGCCAGGATCTGGCGGCGCTGGAGCCGAAACCAACCCTCGCCGTGGTGTCGGGCCTGTACGAGCTGTTTGCCGATAACCAACTGGTCGGTGGTTCCCTCGCCGGCCTGGCCGAAGCCGTGGAGCCTGGCGGTTTCCTGGTCTACACCGGCCAGCCGTGGCACCCGCAACTGGAACTGATCGCCCGCGCCCTCACCAGCCACCGCGCCGGGCAAGCCTGGGTGATGCGTCGACGCACCCAGGCGGAGATGGATCAATTGGTTGAGGCGGCGGGCTTTCGCAAGATCACCCTGCGGGTCGATGAATGGGGTATTTTCAGCGTTTCGCTGGCCCAGCGAGTGCAGTAA
- a CDS encoding phosphatase PAP2/dual specificity phosphatase family protein has product MSAVIAPAREPALLKPAVLWLLLLAPLFFTTYGFATWVTSQRDDVGTLVFAWESHMPFMAWTIVPYWSIDLLYGLSLLLPTSREELKRHALRLLTAQAIAVSCFLLWPLRFTFPRPEMDGVFGWLFEVLAGFDKPFNQAPSLHIALLVVLWVCYQRHLQGFWRWVMHGWFALIGVSVLTTYQHHFIDLPTGALAGWLCVWLWPQDRPSPLLSARLATDPARRRLALRYGLGAAALFIPAFALGGAWLWLIWPAVAVLMVALNYLLLGADGFQKRADGRLSPAARWLLAPYLAAAWINSRGWTRKHPQPDQIAENVWLGRIPTPMELKDSAFTGVLDLCAELSMDSTGVAYRSLPVLDLTAPTAEQCLKAAEAIESLRQHGPVLVCCALGYSRSATAVVAWLLHSGRAASVDAAIVQIQRARPRIVLHAAHRRALEQLSTAQGNVHDH; this is encoded by the coding sequence ATGAGCGCCGTCATCGCCCCGGCCCGCGAGCCCGCACTGCTGAAACCGGCAGTGCTGTGGCTGCTGTTGCTGGCGCCGCTGTTCTTCACCACCTATGGTTTTGCCACTTGGGTCACGTCCCAGCGTGACGACGTGGGCACGCTGGTGTTCGCCTGGGAAAGCCACATGCCGTTCATGGCCTGGACCATCGTGCCTTACTGGTCGATCGATCTGCTGTACGGCCTGTCCTTGCTGTTGCCCACCAGCCGCGAAGAACTCAAGCGCCACGCCTTGCGCCTGCTCACGGCCCAGGCAATTGCGGTCAGTTGCTTTTTGCTCTGGCCGTTGCGCTTCACTTTCCCCCGGCCGGAAATGGATGGGGTGTTCGGTTGGTTGTTCGAGGTGCTGGCGGGGTTCGACAAGCCGTTCAACCAGGCGCCGTCGCTGCACATCGCGTTGCTGGTGGTGCTGTGGGTCTGTTATCAGCGGCATCTGCAGGGCTTCTGGCGCTGGGTGATGCACGGTTGGTTCGCGTTGATCGGCGTGTCGGTGCTGACCACTTATCAACATCACTTCATTGACCTGCCCACGGGCGCGCTGGCCGGTTGGCTGTGTGTCTGGTTGTGGCCGCAGGATCGACCGAGTCCGCTGCTGAGTGCGCGGCTGGCGACGGATCCTGCCCGCCGGCGCTTGGCCTTGCGTTATGGCTTGGGCGCGGCGGCGCTGTTTATCCCGGCGTTTGCCTTGGGCGGTGCGTGGCTCTGGCTGATCTGGCCGGCGGTCGCGGTGCTCATGGTGGCGTTGAATTACCTGCTGTTGGGTGCCGACGGTTTCCAGAAGCGTGCCGATGGCCGCTTGAGTCCGGCGGCGCGCTGGTTGCTGGCGCCTTACCTCGCGGCGGCGTGGATCAATTCGCGCGGCTGGACGCGCAAGCATCCGCAGCCGGACCAGATAGCGGAGAACGTCTGGCTGGGGCGCATTCCCACGCCGATGGAGCTCAAGGACAGTGCATTTACCGGAGTGCTCGACCTCTGCGCAGAACTGTCCATGGACAGCACGGGCGTTGCCTATCGCTCATTGCCAGTGCTCGACCTGACCGCTCCGACCGCCGAGCAATGCCTGAAAGCGGCAGAGGCCATCGAAAGCCTGCGCCAGCATGGGCCGGTGCTGGTCTGCTGCGCCCTGGGTTATTCGCGCAGCGCCACGGCGGTGGTTGCCTGGTTGTTGCACAGTGGGCGGGCAGCGAGCGTTGATGCGGCGATCGTGCAAATCCAGCGCGCTCGACCGCGTATCGTCTTGCACGCGGCGCACCGTCGTGCGTTGGAGCAATTATCCACAGCACAGGGGAATGTCCATGATCACTGA
- a CDS encoding lysophospholipid acyltransferase family protein — MFEPVVANLITSAARMVTGARSLWLGCAPTPVQRIYFANHSSHGDFVLLWASLPPALRKLTRPVAGADYWQTSPVRRYIINRVFNGVLVDRERKDPSYNPLQPMLDALENGDSLIIFPEGTRNPEEGLLPFKSGIYHLMKKHPEVEVIPVWIANLNRVMPKGRVLPLPLLCTTSFGAPLCIEEGESKEQFLERSRAALLALAPEHV, encoded by the coding sequence ATGTTCGAACCCGTGGTCGCCAACCTCATCACCTCCGCCGCCCGCATGGTCACGGGCGCTCGCAGCCTGTGGCTCGGCTGCGCGCCGACGCCGGTGCAGCGAATCTACTTCGCCAACCACAGCAGCCACGGTGACTTCGTGTTGCTCTGGGCCTCGCTGCCGCCGGCACTGCGCAAGCTCACCCGCCCGGTGGCGGGAGCCGATTATTGGCAAACCAGCCCGGTACGGCGCTACATCATCAACCGGGTGTTCAACGGCGTGCTGGTGGACCGCGAGCGCAAGGACCCTTCCTACAATCCATTGCAGCCGATGCTCGATGCGCTGGAAAACGGCGACTCACTGATCATCTTCCCGGAAGGCACACGCAATCCGGAAGAAGGCCTGTTGCCCTTCAAGAGCGGGATCTATCACTTGATGAAAAAACACCCTGAGGTGGAGGTGATCCCGGTGTGGATCGCCAACCTCAACCGCGTCATGCCCAAGGGCCGGGTCCTGCCGCTGCCACTGTTATGCACCACCAGTTTCGGCGCGCCGCTGTGCATCGAAGAAGGTGAAAGCAAAGAGCAATTTCTTGAACGCAGCCGCGCCGCACTGCTGGCACTGGCCCCGGAGCACGTCTGA
- a CDS encoding phosphatidate cytidylyltransferase — MDRYTLMLFGGIGAILVLASLIGFILRLRTKGAPNSVIDNLNARINAWWIMVLVIGIAFWLGNAAVILLFYAVSFYALREFLTLTPTRRSDYPALVAAFYLALPLQYLLIYYDWYGLFSIFIPVYVFLLLPILASLGGDSTHFLERASKVQWGLMIAVFCISFVPALLTLDIAGFEGRNLLLIAYLVIVVQLSDVLQYVCGKLFGKHKIAPNLSPSKTVEGFAGGIFLASLIGGALWWITPFNPWQSFLIALLINLLGFAGGIVMSAIKRDRGVKDWGHMIEGHGGMLDRLDSVCFAAPIFFHLVRYWWT, encoded by the coding sequence ATGGATCGATATACCCTGATGTTATTTGGCGGGATCGGCGCGATTCTGGTGCTGGCTTCGTTGATTGGTTTCATTCTCAGGCTGCGGACCAAAGGCGCGCCGAACTCCGTCATCGACAACCTCAATGCGCGGATCAATGCCTGGTGGATCATGGTGCTGGTGATCGGCATCGCGTTCTGGCTTGGCAACGCGGCGGTGATCCTGTTGTTCTACGCCGTGTCGTTCTACGCCCTGCGCGAGTTCCTGACCCTGACACCGACCCGGCGCAGTGATTATCCAGCCCTGGTGGCCGCGTTCTACCTGGCGCTGCCACTGCAATACCTGTTGATCTACTACGACTGGTACGGGCTGTTTTCGATCTTCATCCCGGTGTACGTGTTCCTGCTGCTGCCGATCCTCGCGTCCCTGGGCGGCGACAGCACGCACTTCCTGGAGCGCGCCTCCAAGGTTCAGTGGGGCTTGATGATCGCAGTGTTCTGCATCTCCTTCGTCCCGGCGCTGCTGACGCTGGACATCGCCGGTTTCGAAGGGCGCAACCTGTTGCTGATCGCCTACCTGGTGATCGTGGTGCAGCTGTCGGATGTGTTGCAGTACGTCTGCGGCAAGCTGTTCGGCAAACACAAGATCGCGCCGAACCTGTCGCCCTCCAAAACCGTGGAGGGGTTTGCCGGCGGCATTTTCCTGGCCTCGCTGATCGGTGGCGCGCTGTGGTGGATCACCCCGTTCAATCCCTGGCAGTCATTCCTCATCGCCTTGCTGATCAACCTGCTGGGCTTTGCCGGCGGCATCGTCATGTCAGCGATCAAGCGCGACCGCGGCGTCAAGGACTGGGGCCACATGATCGAAGGCCATGGCGGCATGCTCGACCGGTTGGATTCGGTGTGCTTCGCCGCGCCGATCTTCTTTCATTTGGTGCGGTACTGGTGGACCTGA